Sequence from the Thermocoleostomius sinensis A174 genome:
GGGAAGTGCAAAACCGACCGGGGTATCGTCCAGACGATCGGATTGGGCCGTTTCGCCTGCTATCAGAACCCTTCTCCATGGAAAACGGGCTGCTGACTCAAACGCTAAAAATTCGCAGAGCCGTTGTGATGGATCGCTATCGCGATATGATCGACGAGATGTTCATGTAATGTTGACATGTGATGTTGACATGATGCTCTGCCTCCATTAACCCTATTGCTAGCCCTGCATGGAAGTCTCCAAGTCTCATTTACTCCTTAAACGAGTTATTAATATTAAGGTGGTTGTCACTCCTCGCTGGAAGGAGGACATGCAACAGCAATTGCAAAGCCAAATCAATCAATTTGACAGCCAAGTGCAAAAGATAGAAATTCAAGGTCAGCAAGCCGAAGCCGAAATTCAAAAGCAAAGCTTGAATCCGGCTGAGCCCATGGTTGTTCAACAACTCAACAACATCCGTGTGCAAGTGAATCAAAAGAAAAGCGAGCTGTTAGAGAAGAAAAACCAGATCTTGCAACAGCTTCAGCAAATTCAACTTCTGGAAATGGAACGCGAAGTCAACTATGGACAAATTGAAGGCTTCTTCCGAATTGAAACTGGGGATAACCTATTTCGTAAGCTGCAAGTAGAAATTCTATTGCGGGATGGCGTTGTTGAAGAAATTCGGGGAGATTTGTAGCCATGATTAATGATATTTTTATGCCTGCCCTCAGTTCCACCATGACCGAAGGCAAGATTGTCTCGTGGGTAAAAGAACCGGGAGACAGAATTGAGAAGGGCGAAACCGTTGTAATTGTTGAGTCTGATAAAGCTGACATGGATGTGGAATCGTTCCATGAAGGCTATTTAGCTGCGATCGTTGTTCCAGCGGGGGAAACGGCCGCTGTCGGAGATACGATCGCCTTAGTTGCAGAGACCGAAGCCGAAATTGCCGAAGCCCAGGCAAAAGTCGGATCGTCCGGTTCGTCTGCCGCTCCTGCCCCGGCTCAAATATCTCGCGAAGAAGGCTCGTCTCAAGGAACGACCAAGCCTGAACCCGTAGCGGCTACTGCTGTTGTTGAACCTGATAGCCCAGCCCGCAGCAACGGTCGCACGATCGCTTCTCCCCGGGCCCGAAAGCTTGCCAAAGACCTGAAAGTGGATCTGTCTACGCTGAAGGGCAGTGGTCCCTACGGTCGAATTGTGGCAGAAGATGTAGAAGCGGCGGCAGGTAAAGTCAGCGCTCCCAAGGCTCCGTCTACTCCAGCAACTCCTACGCTTGCTCCAGCAGTTACGGACGCTTCCAAAGCTCCAGTTCCGGTAGCTCCTCCGGTTCAGCCTGGTCAAGTGGTGGCCCTGAACACGTTGCAACAAGCGGTCGTACGTAACATGAACGCCAGCTTGCAAGTACCTGTGTTCCATGTGGGCTATACCATTACCACCGATAGCCTAGATAAGCTGTATCAGCAAATTAAATCCAAGGGGGTGACAATGACTGCCCTGTTGGCCAAAGCGGTGGCCTTGACCTTGCAAAAGCACCCAATTCTCAACGCTTTCTATACCGAGCAAGGAATTAACTACCGCTCTGGGATCAACGTGGCGATTGCGGTAGCCATGCCGGATGGTGGCTTAATTACTCCGGTGTTGCAAAATGCCGATCAGGTTGATATCTACTCCCTGTCGCGCACCTGGAAGGACTTGGTCGATCGATCGCGCTCGAAACAACTCCAGCCAGAGGAATATAGTACGGGCGGGTTTACAATCTCGAACTTAGGAATGTTTGGGGTCGATCGCTTTGATGCGATTCTGCCACCGGGTCAAGGTGCAATTTTAGCTGTGGGGGCATCTCATCCGCAGATGGTGGCCACCGCCGATGGCATGTTTGGCGTTAAGACTCAAATGCAAGTCAACATGACCTGCGATCATCGGGTCATTTATGGGGCGCAAGCAGCGGCGTTCTTGCAAGATTTAGCCAAGCTGATTGAAATGGATGTTCAGTCGCTGACAATGTAACCACTGAAGACAGCCTGTTTTTGCTGGCTTCCTCTGGGGAAGGCGGATGGTTTATCAATAACGTGAGTTTGGGTTAAGCAGCAGGCAGTAAGTTGTGGTTAACGGCAATGGCAAGCTTTTGGGGCTAGTGACCGTCAACCATCAATACACAGATGATAATGATATTGATCCAATCGCTGATCCCCTATCAAGTGATAGGGGATCAGGCTGACGATCAGAAAAATTGCCTCAGCCCCTTCCCCCTCCTGACTTCCCACTCCTCAACAATGGTAGAGTTGACCCAGGAATTGTAACAAAACACAAACTATGAAAGCGCAGGTTTTTAGAGGGGTTAAGCAACTCAGTTATGAAGATGTGCCAGTGCCAGAACTTGGTGCAGATGAAGTACTGGTGCAAGTCCGAGTCGTAGGACTATGCCAATCTGATATCAAAAAGATTCTTTATCCACTATATGAACCACCGCGTATCTTTGGACATGAAACGGCTGGGGTCATTGCTGCAATCGGTTCTGATGTGACGGGCTGGCAAGTAGGACAGCGGGTGGTGGTGCTACATCACATTCCCTGTATGCATTGCGCCTACTGCCTGAATGACAATTTTTCCATGTGCGATGTCTATAAAAACATCACTACCACAGCAGGCTTTGCACCCAGCGGCGGTGGCTTTGCCGACTATGTGAAAGTGCCGGGTCATATTGTGCGGCATGGGGGTCTGATTGAAATTCCGAAGGACATTACCTTTGAACAAGCCAGCTTTGTCGAACCGACCAACTGTTGCTTAAAAGCTGTCAAAAAGGCGCAGATTCAACCAGGACAAACGGTTTTAGTCACGGGGGCTGGGCCGATCGGGCTGATGTTCATTATGCTGGTCAAGTATTTTGGTGGACGGGCGATCGCCACCGATCTGATTCCTTCTCGAATTGACAAGGCCCTCAGTGTTGGAGCAGAGGCAGCGTTTGATGCACGTGATGCAGATTTGCCTGCCAAAATCCAAGCTATGACTGGCGGTATGGGCGTTGATGTTAGCTTATTGGCCGTTCCCAGCGAAAAGGCTTTTTTTCAAGCGCTAGACTGTACGCGCAAAGGTGGCAAAATTCTATTTTTTGCAGAATTTCCCGACGAAGTTGAGATTCCCATCAATCCCAACATCCTCTACCGCCGCGAAATTGATTTGTTAGGTAGCTACAGTTCGTCCTATCGGGTGCAATCGCTGGCGGCTGATATTGTCTTCAACAGGCGCATTGATGTGGATGCCCTGGTGAGCGATCGCTATCCGTTGTCCGAACTATCGAACGCAGTTGAAAGGGCCGTTTCGCCAACCCCAGACACGTTCAAGATTTTAATTTATCCTGATCTGACTTCCACTGACTCGATCGTCTGATACCTAGGCAACCCACTGTCGGGTTGACGGACTGAGCAGATCCGGCGTCTCTGGCGGCTGATTAATCTTCTGAGCGGCTCATCCCTCTTGCAGCCTCCTCTGTCGGTCAGACTAATTCTGAGTTATTATGAACGGTGAGATGACCAATTCGGTGCTTAGTTGTGCTCACACTCGATTGACAAACAACTATCCGATTGATTCTCTACAATGTCCACCTGGGGTAGTTCATGTCAATCTATATCGGAAATTTGCCCTATCAGGCAAGTGAAGAAGACGTTACCGAAATTTTTGCAGAGTACGGAACCGTCAAGCGGGTACAACTACCAACCGATCGCGAAACAGGGCGTCCGCGCGGCTTTGGATTTGTGGAAATGTCGTCTGATGACGAAGAAACGGCTGCCATCGAAGCGCTAGACGGAGCAGAATGGATGGGGCGCGATCTCAAAGTTAACAAAGCTAGACCTCGGGAAGAACGCCCAGCCCGGGGCGATGGTGGATGGGGCGGTGGTGATCGGAAGCGAAGCGATCGTCGTTACTAAACCTCAAGCTTAAAACTCATCAATGAGGAGCTTTCAGCAGATCGAGCGAACTGCCTTGCTCTGCTGAAATTTTTCGTCATTAGATGATTTGTGTGATGTTGCTCATAGAAGGAGTTGTTGAATGGCTCAAATTATTTTGGGTGAAAACGAAGGAATTGAATCAGCCTTGCGTCGCTTCAAGCGTCAAGTATCCAAGGCGGATATTTTTGCCGATATGAAGAAAAATCGTCATTTTGAGACTCCGTTACAGAAGGCAAAACGGAAGGCGCTAGCTAGACGGAAAAAGCGGCGGTTCCGTTCTAAACCTTAGTGCATTTCTGAGCCAGACTTTCAATCGTAGTTTGACTAGATATCCCCGGGTTACTGATTTGTTTTGATTGAGCTGTTCATCCCCTGTTCTTTCGATAGAACACATAACAGCGTCGCTGAATTCACGTACGGTTGACCGAGCTTGATCCCGGCTGTCAGGGTGTTGCGCGCAACATCCTGACGAGATCTTATATCTAATCAGCGACGCCCAAACAACTTTCACCTTTAAAGAGTAAAGGCTGAGCAAATCCGATCGCCGTTCCTGTAAAAGAAATGCTTCGTGTTTTCCGTTGACGGTACTAATCCATTCCGGGTCAAGCTACTCTTTATTCTCAGGCTTCAGATCCCGCTCCATGAGTGCTTCGACCGCTTGTTGGGCTGTGATCTTACCATTTAACAATAGGTAAACCTGATGAGAAACAGGAACTGGGATTGCTTCACGGCTTGCCAGATCAATTAATACATTTGTGGTATTTACACCTTCAGCAGTGCCTTGTAGTTTCTGCAAGATTTGCGATAGCGGTTGCCCTTGAGCCAAAGCATACCCTACCTGATAATTGCGGCTGAGAGCACTGGTGCAAGTAGCCAGCAGATCGCCCAGCCCAGATAAACCAAAGAAGGTTTCTGGGTTCCCCCCTAGATGCGTACCAATTCGAATGAGTTCGGCTAGGGCACGAGTAATGAGAGCCGATCGGGCATTTGTCCCGAGTTGCAACCCATCACACACCCCGGCAGCAATGGCAATGACATTCTTTAAGGTTCCACCCAATTCGGTTCCTAGCGGATCGGTATTGGTGTAGACCCGAAAGCGATCGGATGAAAAAATGGTTTGCACTCGTTGGGCCGCTGCTAACTGATGACTGGCGGCAACTGTTGCCGCAGGCAATCCTCGGCGAATTTCGTCAGATAAATTCGGCCCTGACAACACCACAACTGAATGATCGGGAAAGGCAGCTTGCCAAATTTGGGCTGGCGTCCAGCGGGTAGCTGGATCTAGTCCCTTTGTAGCGCTGACTAGAATTGCCGACGTCGGGAAAGAGAGTGATTGCAGGCGCTCGATCGTTTCTGGTACGCCTTTCATGGAAATAGCTGAAAGCACGAGATCAGTTTTGTCTAACGCTGCCTCCAAGCTCAGTTCCCCGCGTCGCGACCACAACCGCACCTGATGACCCCGCGCCTGTGCCAATCCGGCCAAAGCCGTGCCCCAAGCGCCTGCCCCCAAAATGGTGACGATTGCAGAGGTGGTTGAATCAGATGCCGTAGCCACAGTAGAAATAATCTCTTAGGTAGACGATCGCAGTGAAGGTGAGCAATGCCCACAAGTCGGGTCAGGCCGCCAACCCATTATGTCGCAGCAAGGCTACAGTGTCTGGTTCGCGTCCTCGGAAGGACTTAAACACCTCCATCGGATGTTTGCTACCACCCAACGCTAAGACTGTATCGCGGAACCGCTGCCCCACTTGGGCGATTGACTGCTCATCCTCCAGTCCAGCTTCTTCAAAGGCCGAGAAAGCATCGGCACTCAGCACCTCTGCCCATTTATAGCTGTAATAGCCTGCGGCATAGCCACCGGCAAAGATATGCCCGAACGCACATAAGAAGTTATCTTCGGGGAGCGGTGGTAATACCGTTGTTTTTTCGGCAATCCGGCGACGCACCTGCTCTGGCGTTTCAGATCCGCCTGGTTGATAGCGATGATGCAATTCCAAATCGACCCAGCTAAAGTGAATTTGCCGCAACATGGTACTACCACTCATATAGGTGCGGGCTGCCAGCAATTTTTGGTAGTAGTGCTCTGGTAAGGGTTCCCGGGTTTCATAGTGCCGACCCAAACTCAGCAGGGTCGATCGATGGTAGCACCAGTTTTCCATAAACTGACTGGGTAGCTCCACTGCATCCCATTCCACGTTGCGGATACCCGATGCGCGAGAGTAATCCACCTTGGTTAACATGTGCTGTAGTCCATGTCCAAATTCATGGAACAGGGTTTCCACCTCATTGAAGGTCATCAAACTGGGTTTTCCGTCTACGGGTGGGGTTTGATTGCACACCAGATAAGCCACAGGCAATCGAATTGCGGACCCAGCAGTCGTTTCCACCTTAGCGCGACCAATGCACTCATCCATCCATGCTCCCCCCCGTTTCTCGGCCGGACGGCTATAGGGATCAAGGTAAAAATGGGCGATCGTTCCAGTTTCATCGGCAACTTGAAAGTAGCGTACATCCGGATGCCAAACTGGAGCCTCACCGTCAGCAGGAGTAATAGTGACGCCAAAGATCCGCTGTGACAAGTCAAACAAGCCCTGGAGTACCTGTTCTAAGGGGAAATAAGGACGCAATTCTTCTTGATTGAAGCTAAATTTCTCTTCGCGCTGCCGCTCTGCCCAGAAGGTAATGTCCCAGTGTTGTAGAGGCTCAGTTACACCTTTAGAAGCAGCATAGGCTTGCAGTTGTTGCAGCTCGTCAGTAGCAGCCTCATAGCTGGCTTGCCGCAATTCTTCCAACAGTTGCTCAACCGCATCGATACTCGGAGCCATCTTCGCGGCCAGGCTCACCTCCGCATAGCTGTTGTATCCCAGTAATTGAGCTTGCTCTTGTCGCAATTCCAAAATGCGCTCGATCAAGGGTGTGTTGTCAAACTCACCCGCAGCCGCCCGACTGATAAAAGCTCGATATAGCGTTTCTCGTAGGTCCCGACGGCGGCTATGCTGCATAAACGGCAGATAACTGGGCATATCCAGCGTAACGCGCCACGGGCCAGATTCGGCGGTGGCAGATTCGGCTCCGGTCGATCGAGCAGCTTGCGCCGCTAGGGCTAACCAACTAGGGGGCAGTCCTTCCACCTCTTCGGGCTGCGTCAGCGTTAGACTGAAAGCTTTTGTTGCATCCAGAAGATGATTGGAAAACCGGGTCGAACATTCTGCTAACTCTAGACGAATGGCATTGAATCGCTCTTTAGCTTCTCCGGTTAACCCAACCCCCGAAAGCTCTGCTTCCCGAATAGCCGAGTCCACGATGCGCTGTTGACTAGCTTCTAGCTCATG
This genomic interval carries:
- a CDS encoding YlqD family protein, yielding MEVSKSHLLLKRVINIKVVVTPRWKEDMQQQLQSQINQFDSQVQKIEIQGQQAEAEIQKQSLNPAEPMVVQQLNNIRVQVNQKKSELLEKKNQILQQLQQIQLLEMEREVNYGQIEGFFRIETGDNLFRKLQVEILLRDGVVEEIRGDL
- a CDS encoding dihydrolipoamide acetyltransferase family protein, whose product is MINDIFMPALSSTMTEGKIVSWVKEPGDRIEKGETVVIVESDKADMDVESFHEGYLAAIVVPAGETAAVGDTIALVAETEAEIAEAQAKVGSSGSSAAPAPAQISREEGSSQGTTKPEPVAATAVVEPDSPARSNGRTIASPRARKLAKDLKVDLSTLKGSGPYGRIVAEDVEAAAGKVSAPKAPSTPATPTLAPAVTDASKAPVPVAPPVQPGQVVALNTLQQAVVRNMNASLQVPVFHVGYTITTDSLDKLYQQIKSKGVTMTALLAKAVALTLQKHPILNAFYTEQGINYRSGINVAIAVAMPDGGLITPVLQNADQVDIYSLSRTWKDLVDRSRSKQLQPEEYSTGGFTISNLGMFGVDRFDAILPPGQGAILAVGASHPQMVATADGMFGVKTQMQVNMTCDHRVIYGAQAAAFLQDLAKLIEMDVQSLTM
- a CDS encoding zinc-dependent dehydrogenase yields the protein MKAQVFRGVKQLSYEDVPVPELGADEVLVQVRVVGLCQSDIKKILYPLYEPPRIFGHETAGVIAAIGSDVTGWQVGQRVVVLHHIPCMHCAYCLNDNFSMCDVYKNITTTAGFAPSGGGFADYVKVPGHIVRHGGLIEIPKDITFEQASFVEPTNCCLKAVKKAQIQPGQTVLVTGAGPIGLMFIMLVKYFGGRAIATDLIPSRIDKALSVGAEAAFDARDADLPAKIQAMTGGMGVDVSLLAVPSEKAFFQALDCTRKGGKILFFAEFPDEVEIPINPNILYRREIDLLGSYSSSYRVQSLAADIVFNRRIDVDALVSDRYPLSELSNAVERAVSPTPDTFKILIYPDLTSTDSIV
- a CDS encoding RNA recognition motif domain-containing protein yields the protein MSIYIGNLPYQASEEDVTEIFAEYGTVKRVQLPTDRETGRPRGFGFVEMSSDDEETAAIEALDGAEWMGRDLKVNKARPREERPARGDGGWGGGDRKRSDRRY
- the rpsU gene encoding 30S ribosomal protein S21, whose amino-acid sequence is MAQIILGENEGIESALRRFKRQVSKADIFADMKKNRHFETPLQKAKRKALARRKKRRFRSKP
- a CDS encoding NAD(P)H-dependent glycerol-3-phosphate dehydrogenase, yielding MATASDSTTSAIVTILGAGAWGTALAGLAQARGHQVRLWSRRGELSLEAALDKTDLVLSAISMKGVPETIERLQSLSFPTSAILVSATKGLDPATRWTPAQIWQAAFPDHSVVVLSGPNLSDEIRRGLPAATVAASHQLAAAQRVQTIFSSDRFRVYTNTDPLGTELGGTLKNVIAIAAGVCDGLQLGTNARSALITRALAELIRIGTHLGGNPETFFGLSGLGDLLATCTSALSRNYQVGYALAQGQPLSQILQKLQGTAEGVNTTNVLIDLASREAIPVPVSHQVYLLLNGKITAQQAVEALMERDLKPENKE
- a CDS encoding M3 family metallopeptidase, with product MTAIATTIDNPLLQGQGLPLFEQIQPAHVVPAMTQLLAESEERLTHLETQVVSTWDGLVKPLEQLEERISWSWGVVSHLMGVKNSPELRQAYETMQPEVVKFINRLSQSQPIYEGFKALKQSDAWHELEASQQRIVDSAIREAELSGVGLTGEAKERFNAIRLELAECSTRFSNHLLDATKAFSLTLTQPEEVEGLPPSWLALAAQAARSTGAESATAESGPWRVTLDMPSYLPFMQHSRRRDLRETLYRAFISRAAAGEFDNTPLIERILELRQEQAQLLGYNSYAEVSLAAKMAPSIDAVEQLLEELRQASYEAATDELQQLQAYAASKGVTEPLQHWDITFWAERQREEKFSFNQEELRPYFPLEQVLQGLFDLSQRIFGVTITPADGEAPVWHPDVRYFQVADETGTIAHFYLDPYSRPAEKRGGAWMDECIGRAKVETTAGSAIRLPVAYLVCNQTPPVDGKPSLMTFNEVETLFHEFGHGLQHMLTKVDYSRASGIRNVEWDAVELPSQFMENWCYHRSTLLSLGRHYETREPLPEHYYQKLLAARTYMSGSTMLRQIHFSWVDLELHHRYQPGGSETPEQVRRRIAEKTTVLPPLPEDNFLCAFGHIFAGGYAAGYYSYKWAEVLSADAFSAFEEAGLEDEQSIAQVGQRFRDTVLALGGSKHPMEVFKSFRGREPDTVALLRHNGLAA